A window of Candidatus Methylomirabilis sp. contains these coding sequences:
- a CDS encoding phosphoribosyltransferase family protein translates to MEAEILDRINRGIILRTGAYLTNDHFVLSSGRHAQEYVEKALATTEPAFTEGLGDVIAKHFAEEPVDLVLTTGYGASLLGHCVARAHPLRPRFIYANKQRNESGVSQVALPREFRQHFVGSPKVLIVEDIVTTGETVKELIKLVKSLDGTVVGIGTLWRRNRKVNFKFPFFTLVDREFPTYAPKNCPMCRRGIPINQEFLSEPGPQKPPRTRAGAH, encoded by the coding sequence ATGGAAGCAGAGATCTTGGATCGGATCAACCGGGGCATCATCCTCAGGACCGGCGCGTATCTTACAAACGATCACTTTGTGTTGTCCTCCGGTCGTCACGCCCAGGAGTATGTGGAAAAGGCGTTGGCCACCACCGAACCGGCTTTCACGGAAGGGTTAGGAGACGTGATCGCAAAGCATTTCGCGGAGGAGCCGGTCGACCTGGTCCTGACCACCGGCTACGGCGCCTCGCTGCTGGGCCATTGCGTGGCGCGCGCCCATCCCTTGCGACCTCGTTTCATCTATGCCAATAAACAACGCAATGAATCCGGCGTGAGCCAGGTAGCTCTTCCGAGAGAGTTCCGGCAGCACTTTGTTGGTAGCCCTAAGGTGCTGATCGTTGAAGACATCGTGACCACTGGTGAGACTGTCAAGGAGCTTATTAAACTGGTCAAATCATTAGACGGGACGGTAGTTGGAATCGGGACACTCTGGAGACGGAATCGAAAGGTGAACTTCAAGTTCCCCTTTTTCACGCTGGTCGATCGGGAATTCCCGACGTACGCCCCAAAGAACTGCCCGATGTGTCGTAGAGGGATCCCGATCAATCAAGAGTTCCTATCGGAGCCAGGCCCACAGAAGCCTCCCCGGACGAGGGCTGGGGCTCACTGA